From the Plectropomus leopardus isolate mb chromosome 18, YSFRI_Pleo_2.0, whole genome shotgun sequence genome, one window contains:
- the srd5a1 gene encoding 3-oxo-5-alpha-steroid 4-dehydrogenase 1, with protein MDALLSRLFSSEEEELYILDCMAYLMIIMAFGTFVSLLFENVPYGRYASSKYGFPVNARFAWFVQEIPAFLIPLCLVVWTSSAKTSLLPNQLLIAMFVCHYAQRSLIYPFLIRGGKPTPFVSFVLAIVFCIYNGYMQIRYLSHYAEYPADWVTHPCFIAGSVLWLLGCLVNLHSDHILRNLRKPGETGYKIPKGGMFEYVSGANFLGEITEWAGFALAGHSVHSSAFAIFTTVVLTSRAVAHHKWYIAKFEDYPKSRKALIPFVF; from the exons ATGGACGCTCTGCTCTCCAGGCTCTTCTCCtcggaggaagaggagctgtACATTCTGGACTGCATGGCTTACCTAATGATTATTATGGCATTCGGCACTTTCGTCTCtttgctttttgaaaatgtcccaTATGGGCGGTATGCTAGCAGCAAATATGGGTTTCCAGTGAACGCCAGGTTTGCTTGGTTCGTCCAGGAGATCCCTGCCTTCCTGATACCTTTGTGTCTGGTCGTTTGGACATCCTCTGCAAAAACATCACTGCTGCCCAACCAGCTACTCATCGCCATGTTCGTCTGCCACTATGCTCAGAG ATCCCTTATTTATCCGTTTTTAATCCGAGGAGGTAAACCTACGCCATTCGTCTCATTTGTCCTGGCCATTGTTTTCTGCATCTATAATGGCTACATGCAGATCAGGTACCTGAGCCATTATGCTGAGTACCCTGCAGATTGGGTTACACATCCATGCTTCATCGCAG GCTCTGTGCTGTGGTTGCTCGGCTGTCTGGTGAATTTGCACTCTGACCACATCCTGAGGAACCTGAGGAAGCCTGGAGAGACTGGTTACAAGATTCCCAAAG GCGGAATGTTTGAATACGTGTCTGGAGCCAACTTCTTAGGAGAGATAACAGAGTGGGCAGGCTTCGCTCTGGCTGGCCACTCTGTTCACAGTTCAGCCTTTGCCATCTTCACCACAGTGGTTCTCACCAGCAGGGCTGTGGCCCACCACAA ATGGTACATCGCTAAGTTCGAAGACTACCCTAAAAGTAGGAAGGCACTGATTCCCTTTGTGTTCTAA